A genomic segment from Desulfonatronum lacustre DSM 10312 encodes:
- a CDS encoding DNA topoisomerase, with protein MKILILAEKPSAGRDLARVLKIAPAKARSAAFLEDDRYVVSWMIGHLLGYAFPGEQNPAWLKWSFATLPMFPERFLLKELPNTARQVEILRGLLAREDVGEIIVATDAGREGELIFRHLYDYLGCAKPFRRLWILDNTDAGIRKAFAELQPGGRFDNLAASARARSESDWLVGMNFSRAYTIKGGDKFSIGRVQTPVLALLVHRRKAIDAFVSEPFFTCTATLSSPRFPQGEPFPAQVLAPPDFAADRFKTKRDAQDQADKVNGLDGVVATLEQKDVTIAAPLLYDLTALQKEANAKYGFSAKQTLDMAQKLYEAEKVITYPRTDSRYITQEIFKEMPQRLAALPKGYKPLTDLALERLKSGASFACVNDAKVTDHYAILPTGKTPSSGMDQRLKQIYDLVARRLIAAFLPAAGVRNTKMLLDVDGQKLQAAGKVFLDSGWLVAEPWRKGDDVVLPALEQGSPIHVDATEVKASKTKPPSHFTEKTLLAAMERGDFDTSGSQAGDNPTSAENGAEPGSDRETALNSLMGLEDQSRPAPAVGIGRPSTRAAIIELLVERGYVRRDKKRLIATDTGITLIDFVESTVPHLTSAKITHVWEKALEDIAQGRDDPREFIARIKQFTSEGIKIMSRQPNRPRVPRPDGPRETGP; from the coding sequence ATGAAAATCCTGATCCTGGCTGAAAAGCCCTCGGCCGGGCGGGATTTGGCCCGGGTGCTCAAAATCGCCCCGGCCAAGGCCCGTTCCGCGGCCTTTCTGGAGGACGACCGCTACGTGGTGTCCTGGATGATCGGCCATCTGCTGGGCTACGCCTTTCCCGGCGAGCAGAACCCGGCCTGGCTGAAATGGTCCTTCGCCACGCTGCCCATGTTTCCGGAGCGCTTCCTGCTCAAGGAATTGCCGAACACCGCCCGGCAGGTTGAAATCCTGCGCGGCCTACTGGCCCGGGAGGACGTGGGCGAAATCATCGTGGCCACGGACGCGGGCCGGGAAGGCGAGCTGATCTTTCGCCACCTCTACGATTACCTGGGGTGCGCCAAACCTTTCCGCCGCTTGTGGATTCTGGACAATACCGACGCCGGGATCCGCAAGGCCTTCGCCGAACTGCAACCCGGGGGGCGCTTCGACAACCTGGCCGCCTCGGCCCGGGCCCGCTCGGAGTCCGACTGGCTGGTGGGCATGAACTTTTCCCGGGCCTACACCATCAAGGGCGGGGACAAATTCAGCATCGGCCGGGTCCAGACCCCGGTCCTGGCCCTGTTGGTCCATCGGCGCAAGGCCATTGACGCCTTTGTCTCCGAGCCCTTCTTTACCTGCACGGCTACGCTCTCTTCCCCGCGGTTTCCCCAGGGCGAGCCCTTTCCGGCCCAGGTCCTGGCCCCGCCGGACTTTGCCGCGGACCGGTTCAAGACCAAACGGGACGCCCAGGACCAGGCCGACAAGGTGAACGGCCTGGACGGAGTGGTCGCGACCCTGGAGCAGAAGGACGTGACCATCGCCGCGCCCCTGCTCTACGACCTGACCGCGCTGCAGAAAGAGGCCAACGCCAAGTACGGCTTTTCGGCCAAACAGACCCTGGACATGGCCCAGAAGCTCTACGAAGCGGAAAAGGTGATCACCTACCCGCGTACGGACAGCCGGTACATCACCCAGGAAATCTTCAAGGAAATGCCCCAGCGCCTGGCCGCCCTGCCCAAAGGCTACAAGCCCCTGACCGACCTGGCCCTGGAGCGCCTGAAGTCCGGAGCATCCTTTGCCTGCGTCAACGACGCCAAGGTCACGGACCACTACGCCATTCTGCCCACGGGCAAGACGCCCTCCTCGGGCATGGATCAACGCCTGAAACAGATCTACGACCTGGTGGCCCGACGGCTCATCGCCGCATTTCTGCCCGCAGCCGGGGTCCGCAACACGAAAATGCTTCTGGACGTGGATGGGCAAAAGCTCCAGGCCGCTGGCAAGGTCTTCCTGGATTCCGGCTGGCTGGTGGCCGAGCCCTGGCGCAAGGGCGACGACGTGGTCCTCCCGGCCCTGGAGCAAGGCAGCCCAATCCATGTGGACGCCACCGAGGTCAAGGCCAGCAAGACCAAGCCCCCATCCCATTTCACGGAAAAGACCCTCCTGGCGGCCATGGAGCGAGGGGATTTCGATACTTCAGGCTCGCAAGCGGGCGACAACCCGACAAGTGCGGAAAACGGCGCCGAGCCGGGATCTGATCGCGAAACCGCGCTGAACTCCCTCATGGGCCTGGAGGACCAATCCCGTCCCGCCCCGGCCGTGGGCATCGGCCGACCCTCCACCCGGGCCGCGATCATCGAACTGCTGGTGGAGCGCGGCTACGTCCGCCGGGACAAGAAGCGCCTCATCGCCACGGACACCGGGATCACCCTGATCGACTTCGTGGAATCCACCGTCCCCCATCTCACCTCGGCCAAGATCACCCATGTCTGGGAAAAAGCCCTGGAGGACATCGCCCAGGGCCGGGACGATCCCCGGGAATTCATCGCCCGAATCAAACAGTTCACCTCCGAAGGCATCAAGATCATGTCCCGCCAACCCAATCGCCCTCGCGTCCCTCGGCCGGACGGTCCACGGGAGACGGGCCCATAG
- a CDS encoding bifunctional GNAT family N-acetyltransferase/carbon-nitrogen hydrolase family protein — MSKTVSHKLNLRNLHAEDYADVRAMMQRVYRTVDTPWEKSQIEAMIHRFPEGQICIEDKGRAVAVALTMMIDYADYVGKHTYMQVVGDGTLSNHEPEGDYLYGIEIIVDPEYQGMRLGRRLYDARKELCEKLNLRGIIVGGRIPGYRKFKDEISPQEYINRVKRKEIYDSVLSFQLSNDFHIKRLLKNYYPTDHQSEGNAVLLEWNNIYYEAKTRLIGGRKTVVRLGAVQWQMRRFASFDDFQQQVEFFVDTVSDYGTDLVLFPELFNAPLIAQYEDESPPEAMRRLGEYTEVLREELMRLALAYNINIVSGSVPEYRDHKLYNVSFLCRRDGTWDAQYKLHITPEENRSWGLTGGEALKTFDTDIGRIGILICYDIEFPELARLLVERGANILLVPFWTDTKNAYLRVRLCAQARAIENECYVVISGSVGNIPKVETMGIQYSQSAIFTPSDFAFPHDAIAAETTPNTETTLITDVDLDLLKELRRQGSVRNMKSRRRDLYRLKWIGH, encoded by the coding sequence ATGTCAAAAACCGTCTCCCACAAACTGAACCTGCGCAACCTGCACGCCGAGGACTACGCCGATGTCCGGGCCATGATGCAGCGGGTCTACCGAACCGTGGACACTCCCTGGGAAAAGTCCCAGATTGAAGCCATGATCCACCGGTTTCCCGAAGGACAGATCTGCATCGAGGACAAGGGCCGGGCCGTGGCCGTGGCCCTGACCATGATGATCGACTACGCGGACTATGTCGGCAAGCACACCTACATGCAGGTGGTGGGCGACGGAACCCTGTCCAACCACGAACCCGAGGGGGACTACCTCTACGGCATCGAGATCATCGTCGATCCCGAATACCAGGGCATGCGCCTGGGCCGCAGGCTGTACGACGCCCGCAAAGAGCTCTGCGAAAAGCTGAATCTGCGCGGGATCATCGTCGGCGGGCGGATTCCGGGATATCGCAAGTTCAAGGACGAAATCTCCCCGCAGGAATACATCAACCGGGTCAAGCGCAAGGAAATCTACGACTCGGTGCTTTCTTTCCAGCTCTCCAACGACTTCCACATCAAGCGGCTGCTCAAGAACTACTACCCTACGGATCACCAGTCCGAGGGCAATGCGGTGCTCCTGGAATGGAACAACATCTACTACGAGGCCAAGACCCGACTGATCGGCGGACGCAAGACCGTGGTCCGGCTGGGCGCGGTCCAATGGCAGATGCGCCGCTTCGCGTCCTTCGACGATTTCCAACAGCAGGTGGAGTTCTTCGTGGACACGGTTTCGGACTACGGCACGGATCTGGTCCTGTTTCCGGAACTGTTCAACGCCCCGCTGATCGCCCAGTACGAGGACGAGAGTCCGCCCGAGGCCATGCGTCGGCTGGGCGAGTACACCGAGGTGCTGCGCGAGGAGCTGATGCGCCTGGCCCTGGCCTACAACATCAACATCGTCAGCGGCTCGGTGCCGGAGTACCGGGACCACAAACTGTACAACGTCTCCTTTCTCTGCCGCCGGGACGGAACCTGGGACGCCCAGTACAAGCTGCACATCACGCCCGAGGAAAATCGCTCCTGGGGCCTGACCGGGGGCGAGGCGCTGAAGACCTTTGATACGGACATCGGCCGGATCGGCATCCTGATCTGCTACGACATCGAATTCCCGGAGCTGGCCCGGCTGCTGGTGGAGCGCGGCGCGAACATCCTCCTGGTTCCCTTCTGGACGGACACCAAGAACGCCTATCTGCGGGTGCGCCTTTGCGCCCAGGCCCGAGCCATCGAGAACGAATGCTACGTGGTCATCTCCGGCAGCGTGGGCAACATTCCCAAGGTGGAAACCATGGGCATCCAGTACTCCCAGTCCGCCATCTTCACCCCCTCGGACTTCGCCTTTCCCCACGACGCCATTGCCGCGGAAACCACCCCGAACACGGAAACCACTCTGATCACGGATGTGGACCTGGACCTGCTCAAGGAACTGCGCCGCCAGGGCAGCGTGCGAAACATGAAGAGCCGACGGCGGGACCTGTACCGGCTGAAGTGGATCGGGCATTGA
- a CDS encoding DEAD/DEAH box helicase, which produces MNFEAFALDKRIMVGVSRAGYQVPTPIQIQAIPPLLEGRDVLGLAQTGTGKTAAFALPILQKLLALDVPKQGPVRVLVLAPTRELAVQIHENFVELGAETGMRCAAVFGGVNQNPQVKSLSRATIVTACPGRLLDLMNQKLVDLSKVDTLVLDEADRMLDMGFAPDIRRIVSRLPGKRQTMLFSATMPDEIRKLTREYLRDPVEVKAEITDRKASISHAFYPVPGHLKAGLLEELLRSTDHETMLVFTRTKHRAKSLARKLEGKGWAATFLQGNMSQNRRQEAMIGLRTGKYTIMVATDIASRGIDCERISHVINFDMPDTTESYTHRIGRTGRAERTGEALSLVTREDDEQVRAIERKFGGKIERRTVEGFDYAAPGSVEPERDRDGDRSRQGRSFHGRSGTSRGMSQGQSQGQSRGRSRAGAESRAR; this is translated from the coding sequence GTGAATTTTGAAGCCTTTGCGCTGGATAAGCGCATCATGGTCGGCGTTTCTCGCGCCGGATACCAGGTCCCGACCCCCATCCAGATCCAGGCCATTCCGCCGTTGCTGGAAGGGCGGGACGTTCTCGGTTTGGCCCAGACCGGCACGGGCAAGACCGCTGCTTTTGCCTTGCCTATTTTACAGAAACTGCTCGCTCTGGATGTTCCCAAACAGGGACCGGTCCGGGTTTTGGTCCTGGCCCCGACCAGGGAACTGGCCGTGCAGATCCACGAAAACTTCGTGGAATTGGGCGCTGAAACCGGGATGCGCTGCGCCGCGGTCTTCGGCGGAGTGAACCAGAACCCCCAGGTCAAGAGTCTGAGCCGGGCGACCATCGTCACGGCGTGCCCTGGTCGTTTGCTGGACCTGATGAACCAGAAGCTGGTGGATCTGTCCAAGGTGGACACCCTGGTTCTGGACGAGGCGGATCGGATGCTGGACATGGGCTTTGCTCCGGACATTCGGCGCATCGTTTCCCGGTTGCCCGGCAAGCGCCAGACCATGCTTTTTTCCGCGACCATGCCCGACGAGATCCGGAAGTTGACCCGTGAGTATCTGCGCGATCCGGTGGAGGTGAAGGCCGAGATCACGGATCGCAAGGCGTCCATCTCCCATGCGTTTTATCCCGTTCCGGGCCATCTCAAGGCCGGGCTGCTGGAAGAACTGCTGCGGTCCACGGACCACGAAACCATGCTGGTCTTTACCCGGACCAAGCACCGGGCCAAGTCCCTGGCCAGAAAGCTGGAAGGCAAGGGCTGGGCCGCCACGTTCCTGCAGGGCAACATGTCCCAGAACCGGCGCCAGGAGGCCATGATCGGCCTGCGCACCGGCAAGTACACGATCATGGTGGCCACGGACATCGCATCACGGGGCATCGACTGCGAACGGATTTCCCACGTGATCAACTTCGACATGCCGGACACCACCGAGAGCTACACCCATCGCATCGGCCGCACCGGTCGGGCCGAGCGCACCGGGGAGGCCCTGTCCCTGGTCACCCGTGAGGACGACGAGCAGGTCCGGGCCATTGAGCGCAAGTTCGGCGGCAAGATTGAACGACGAACCGTGGAAGGCTTCGACTACGCCGCACCCGGCAGCGTGGAGCCGGAACGGGACCGGGACGGCGACCGTTCCCGCCAAGGCCGATCGTTTCACGGTCGGTCCGGTACGTCGCGAGGGATGTCTCAGGGCCAGTCCCAGGGCCAGTCCCGGGGCCGGTCCCGAGCTGGGGCTGAGAGCCGGGCTCGATAG
- a CDS encoding response regulator: MPRGIAVFDPIRGGVKGLAKGLVWLGLALSLFLGGTPGSAGVARAEQGSPRTFGYEMFDRHGSVMLLIEPESGVIIDANRAAADFYGYPRALLRTMTIQDINASSPEEVRQEREAAARQDRNYFVFEHRLADGRIRMVEVTSWPIKFGDATVLFSIIQDVTDRAELAAAMERRTKHFFWSLGLGICALLGIIAVLVHVLRRRKQAVLALDAQARFLHTIINSLSYPFYVINAETYAIELANRAALPDGMPPEGLTCHRLTHQVDHPCHGLEEQCPMRIVKQTGKPTIVEHTHRDQQGVKRIVDVHAYPIFNEAGEVVQVIEYSLDVTDRRKIEEALQQANARLEEAMGQAKRMAMAAQAANVAKSQFLANMSHEIRTPMNGVIGMTGLLLDMNLTEEQRGYAEIIRTSGESLLSLINDILDFSKIEADRLDLEEVDFDLRAAVEDTIQVLAHKAHEKGLELVLRIDAETPTLLRGDPGRLRQVLLNLCGNAIKFTAAGEVVTEVALERTTEDGVLIRFTVRDTGIGIPEEKLAEIFDPFHQVDASVSRNFGGTGLGLTISKRLVEMMGGSLGVESTEGQGSTFRFTAALGRQEREADAAQPSLFGDMRDVRALIVDDNATNRLVFREQLSRWGLRCDEAEGAEEALAALRQAHAGGDPFRVALLDMQMPKMDGANLGMAIKADPDLRDTVLIMLTSLGVYGDARRMDEIGFAAYLHKPVRQSQLFDCLQTVLTGPESGRPLQPARPFDPEAGLAMETDRRRRARILLAEDNPVNQMVAVKILERLGYKPDVVANGREVLETLESRSYDLVLMDVQMPVMDGLEAAREIRRRETERDAGMLEYEDAGIEKSGRGADTSASTEQSAQQPVLDNTPLSSRNTAFQHSSIPESQETRIPIIALTAHAMQGDRERCLQAGMNDYLSKPLQPVDLLQMLRKWLKRDDDETSGRASTPVPDTAPPDADSDDPGVLEDFGAVQTDRSASVPVFDRANLMERIGDDEQVARQLAALLLTDVPRHLDELETALGDKNSTTVREIAHTVKGIALNSGCLALGGVAKEVEDAATRGDLGRPGELMPELWKEFDRLREVLLEEFGETA, from the coding sequence GTGCCGCGAGGGATCGCGGTTTTTGATCCGATTCGCGGAGGCGTGAAAGGCCTCGCCAAGGGGCTTGTCTGGCTGGGACTCGCCCTGAGCCTGTTTTTGGGGGGCACTCCTGGAAGCGCGGGCGTCGCTCGGGCGGAACAGGGCTCGCCGCGCACTTTCGGCTATGAAATGTTCGACCGGCACGGTTCGGTCATGCTGCTGATCGAGCCGGAGTCCGGGGTGATCATCGACGCCAACCGGGCGGCTGCGGATTTCTACGGGTATCCACGCGCCCTGCTCCGGACCATGACCATCCAGGACATCAACGCCTCATCTCCCGAGGAAGTCCGCCAGGAGCGGGAGGCAGCGGCCCGGCAGGACCGCAACTACTTCGTCTTCGAGCATCGCCTGGCCGACGGCCGGATCCGGATGGTGGAGGTGACCTCCTGGCCCATCAAGTTCGGCGACGCCACGGTCCTGTTCTCCATCATCCAGGACGTCACCGACAGGGCCGAACTGGCTGCGGCCATGGAGCGGCGGACGAAGCATTTCTTCTGGTCCCTGGGATTGGGCATTTGCGCCCTTCTGGGCATCATCGCCGTCCTCGTCCATGTCCTGAGACGGCGCAAACAGGCCGTTCTGGCCCTGGACGCCCAGGCCCGCTTCCTGCACACGATCATCAATTCCCTGAGTTATCCCTTTTACGTCATCAACGCGGAGACCTACGCCATCGAACTGGCCAACCGGGCCGCGCTGCCCGACGGCATGCCGCCGGAGGGACTGACCTGTCATCGCTTGACCCACCAGGTGGATCATCCCTGCCACGGCCTGGAGGAGCAATGTCCGATGCGGATCGTCAAGCAAACCGGGAAGCCGACGATCGTTGAACATACCCATCGCGACCAGCAAGGCGTCAAGCGCATCGTCGACGTCCACGCCTACCCGATCTTCAACGAGGCCGGAGAGGTGGTCCAGGTGATTGAATACTCCCTGGACGTCACGGACCGGCGCAAGATCGAGGAAGCGTTGCAGCAGGCCAATGCGCGGCTCGAGGAGGCCATGGGGCAGGCCAAACGCATGGCCATGGCGGCGCAGGCGGCCAACGTGGCCAAGAGTCAGTTTCTGGCGAACATGAGCCACGAGATCAGGACGCCCATGAACGGCGTGATCGGCATGACCGGCCTGCTCCTGGACATGAATCTCACGGAGGAGCAACGCGGCTACGCGGAGATCATCCGGACCAGCGGCGAAAGCCTGTTGTCGCTGATCAACGACATTCTGGACTTTTCCAAGATCGAGGCGGACAGGCTGGACCTGGAAGAGGTGGATTTCGATCTGCGGGCCGCGGTGGAGGATACGATCCAGGTCCTGGCCCACAAGGCGCACGAAAAGGGTTTGGAACTGGTCTTGCGGATCGACGCCGAGACGCCCACCCTGCTGCGCGGCGATCCCGGCCGACTGCGGCAGGTTCTGTTGAACCTGTGCGGCAACGCCATCAAATTCACCGCCGCCGGCGAAGTGGTGACCGAAGTCGCCCTGGAGCGGACCACGGAAGACGGCGTCCTGATCCGGTTTACGGTGCGGGACACGGGCATCGGTATTCCAGAAGAAAAACTCGCCGAGATTTTTGATCCTTTTCATCAGGTGGACGCCTCGGTTTCCCGCAATTTCGGCGGGACCGGCCTGGGGCTGACCATCTCCAAGCGGCTGGTGGAGATGATGGGCGGCAGCCTGGGCGTTGAGAGCACGGAAGGCCAGGGCTCCACGTTCCGGTTTACGGCGGCCTTGGGTCGGCAGGAGCGGGAGGCCGACGCGGCTCAACCGTCCTTGTTCGGCGACATGCGGGATGTTCGGGCACTGATCGTGGACGACAACGCGACCAACCGGCTGGTGTTTCGGGAGCAGCTCAGCCGGTGGGGGTTGCGCTGCGATGAGGCCGAGGGGGCGGAAGAGGCGTTGGCGGCCTTGCGCCAGGCTCACGCCGGGGGCGATCCGTTTCGGGTCGCCCTGCTGGACATGCAGATGCCGAAAATGGACGGCGCGAACCTGGGCATGGCCATCAAGGCGGACCCGGACCTGCGCGACACCGTGCTGATCATGCTGACCTCGTTGGGGGTCTATGGCGACGCTCGGCGCATGGATGAGATCGGCTTTGCCGCGTACCTGCACAAGCCGGTCAGGCAGTCGCAGCTTTTCGACTGCCTGCAGACGGTGCTCACCGGCCCTGAATCGGGACGCCCGCTCCAGCCTGCCCGGCCCTTTGATCCCGAAGCCGGGCTGGCCATGGAGACGGATCGTCGGCGACGGGCGCGAATCCTCTTGGCCGAGGACAATCCGGTCAATCAGATGGTCGCCGTGAAGATCCTGGAACGGCTCGGATACAAGCCGGACGTCGTCGCCAACGGTCGGGAAGTGCTCGAAACCCTGGAGAGCCGGAGCTATGACCTGGTGCTCATGGATGTCCAGATGCCGGTCATGGACGGGCTGGAGGCCGCGCGGGAGATCCGTCGTCGGGAGACGGAAAGAGATGCTGGAATGCTGGAATACGAGGATGCCGGAATTGAGAAGTCGGGAAGAGGCGCTGATACTTCAGCCTCTACAGAGCAGTCAGCGCAACAACCCGTCTTGGACAATACTCCCCTATCCTCTCGCAATACTGCATTCCAGCATTCCAGCATTCCAGAATCTCAGGAGACGAGAATCCCGATCATCGCCCTGACCGCCCACGCGATGCAGGGAGATCGGGAACGATGCCTTCAGGCCGGGATGAACGACTACCTGAGCAAGCCGTTGCAGCCGGTGGATCTGCTCCAGATGCTGCGCAAGTGGCTGAAGCGCGATGACGACGAAACGTCGGGCCGGGCATCGACGCCTGTGCCGGATACCGCGCCGCCAGACGCTGATTCAGACGATCCGGGCGTTTTGGAGGACTTCGGCGCTGTTCAGACGGACCGCTCGGCGTCCGTTCCGGTGTTCGACAGGGCGAACCTCATGGAGCGCATCGGCGACGATGAGCAGGTCGCCAGGCAGCTGGCGGCATTGCTTCTTACGGATGTGCCTCGGCACCTGGATGAACTGGAGACGGCTCTTGGCGACAAAAATTCGACCACGGTCCGGGAAATCGCCCACACGGTCAAAGGCATCGCCTTGAACTCCGGGTGCCTGGCCTTGGGGGGGGTGGCCAAGGAAGTCGAAGACGCCGCGACCCGGGGCGATCTTGGACGGCCCGGCGAATTGATGCCCGAGTTATGGAAGGAATTCGATCGGCTTCGGGAAGTTCTGCTGGAAGAATTCGGAGAAACGGCCTAA